TATTGACTGCGAAGACCTGCATATTTGCACATTAAAGGGAGCCTAAATTGAGCAAGTTCCCCAATCAAAATACTTGGGTATTTTGATtgacaataaacaataaacaCATTGAAAAACTGACCAAAAAAAGCAGAGAAATAAGATTGGTTTCTTTTCAAGTAATAAATCCTGCCTCACTTTGGAAAGTAGCGCTCTGATTACAGTGAAGAGCAAGACTggctgctctgttctggaccagctgCAGCTTTCTTAGGTTGTTCTTTGCAGCACCTGACCATATGACTGGGCAATAATACCGATAAGATAGAACTATAGCTTGTATCTCTTTATCATGGACAGACCatcatctttacaaccattgagtTGTAATTGAACCATTATGCTTTGACcaagacagtttacaatctaaggtaacaccaagtagtTTAGTCTAATCATCTTGCTCAACAGCCACATTATTCATtatcagattcagctgaggtctgtCTATAACTTAAGGAATGCTTTGCACCAAATACAATGGGTTTTAGTTTGAGAGATGTTTAGGACTAGTCCCCCATTCTAAAACTGAACAGCTCTTTGTTTAGGGTTGCAATTATTTTATTTACTTAAGGCTAGGTATGTCATTagtaaaaatagaaaacagtaaaTGCCCAAGAGAGCTGCGACACACCAACATCAactttttaaaaaaaattttttacctaggcaagtcaggcaagaacaaattcttatttacaatgatggcctaccgggaacagtgggttaactgccttgttcggggacAGAAcaactgatttttaccttgtcagcttgggattcgatccagccaccttttggttactaacccaacgctctaaccactaggcttatCTGCCGCCCCACTTGTTGTATTCATAGGATGCATTATATGCACATGCATGTGTGGTTACATCTGTGCAACAACTGACATGAGTCCTTTCATATTGTGTGAAGCAGGTATAGCAAGCAGGTAGAGACTAGAGTGCATTGCAAAGTAAAAGTATCTGACATTAAGTCGTTCCAGAGAACATATTTGTTGCATGATTAATGCATGGATTGCATGATGAATATGTAGGCTGCCAGATCATGTTGCAATTTCTTATCTTTCAGCAGCAGCCGTTTTGCATAAACCCTCTGTCACAAGATGCCATTAACAAATGAGAAACATATAAAGTTTCCTAGAACTTTCAAAGCATTTATCATTTTAAATGCATTGAATGATATGTAAAATATGCAATAACAAGCAAGATATGATGGATAAAAATGTTCCTACTAATTTCCTGAATAATAGTGACATTTGTTTCTTGACATGTGGTGATGTCATGGTGAGCTGGTTAACTCCCAGTgagggtcccaaatggcaccctattccctatagtgatGAGGCAAAAAATAAATCCTGTTACAtattgggatattatttttgacaatgtatcgttttgacaataccgcaatattattttttgcgctagttggctgtacctgcaccaaaaccaCTGTATTTTTCCTTCAAAGCTTGTTATccaaatagggagccaattttgttttcagcacttttatttccatgactgataaaCACTTGTTTTgccatggctctctcttgtctctgcatcagacatatggtgagcaaattgtttggaacatcgaatcgcaataaaatcacagtatcgaaagCCTTGTGAACATGAACGCACAATTCAATACAACAAGATTAATCAAAACAAACACAACTATCACATATTATCTCCTTCAAAATGCCTCTAAACTGTCCAATGGAGACCAGCGAGTCAAATCCCCAGCTCAGTGGAGACCCATGGGTCCTCCAGAACCAGACAGTCCAGAGAGCGGGTCTGAAAGTTGCTGGATCTCCAATTAATATGTGAGCCGAGGTAGTTGGGGattctgaagaacccttttaaatACAAAAAGTAGGCAATGCTGAGCCCTTCTGGTAGTCAGACTCCCAGCCAACAGAACTATACAAAATGCAGTGATGTGTATGAAAATTGTCCCCAGTGATAAAACAGTGTTGAGTGACAGACTGAGTCTAAAGGTTTTAAAACAGAGGCTGCCGCATGTATGTAGACTATATCACCATAATCAAGTACTGGGAGAAGTGTTGTTCAAGCAGTCTTCCTCCTACTTTCCAAAGTGAGGCAGGATTTATTACTAGAAAAGAAGCCAATCTTATTTCTCTGCTTTTTTTGTCAGTTTTTCAATGTGTGTTTTAAGAGAGCTTATTGTCAATCAAAATACCCAAGTATTTTGATTGGGGAACTTCCTCAATTTAGGCTCCCTTTAATGTGCAAATATGCAGGTCCTCACGATCAATATTACGAGACCGAGAGAACAAAATACATTTGGTTTTATTAGCATTTAGCACTAGTTTAAAATCAATAAGCAATTTTTGAATTGAGTGAATGGCCAGCAATTTTTGAAGGTCATGAATGGCCTGCTGTACTGAGGGCACAGGAGTAAATAACTGTATGATCCATGTAGAGATGAATGTTACAGGTTTTAACAGACaaatattatttatataaatagtgaagagaACAGGGCCCAAAATCGACCCATGTGGCACACCTTTCCTAATAATGAAGAAACTACATTTGATACCGTTAGATAGGCAACTTGCAATTTGTTCAATAACTATTTCAAACGCCTTTGACAAGTCAATAAATAAGGCAGCGCAATGACTTTTATGATCTAAACAACACAGCACATCATCTAAGATAATTGTAGCCACTGAAACAGTGGTGTGTCCAGGTCTAACACCAGATGGGTGCTCATTAAGAACAGAATGACAAGTTCAAACCGTTCTAGGCTGAGAGTTGGCATGGGACTTTGTCAAGGCAAGATGGCTTGGAAATTGGACGGTAGTTATCCAATTCAGAAGGATCTCCACCTTTGTGTAGAGGGAAGACTTGTGCCGTTTTCCAGATCTTACGGATAACTCCAGAAACAATTGTCAAGTTAAAACGATAGGTTAATGATTCTGCAATAAGTGGGGCAGAAAGCTGCAGCAAAAGGGGATCAAGTGTGTGAGCCCCAGTGGATTATTTTACATCGCTCTTCAATAAGGCACTTAGTACATCATAGACATCAAATGGTTGAAATAAATTAGgaatcggcacctaagtattgtAATATCCTGAGGTCCCTTGCAATTCCCACCCCtaattccctatagagtgcacaacctttgaccagggcccatatatagggaataggatgccatttgggatgcactgaGTTCAGTTTCCTGCTCTAATATTAGTCCAAGGTTAACAGGAGGGGTAATGCACGGAGGGCTCCCACGGGTTACTCCTCTGCCTTTTTGCTGAGGTTTGTCCTGTTAGGCCACTCATCAGTAACGTGGGAAATTCTGGCACAGAACGCAGCTGGCCGATTTATATGTAGGCTAGCTTGCCTTGAACCACCCTTTGGTGAGCAGATATCAGTGACTGACTACCCTGTGGACAGAACAGCAGAGGACAGTACAAACAGAACCATTTTGCACCATATATATTTTAAGGATTCATGCAATCCCTACATTTGATCCATTTGTTAATGCCActagttttatttattttcagcCATACACATGCATATCAAATCATTGGGACGGTATGTTGATTTATGCACTTGGAGATTATTTTGTAATGAAAAGTACATAAATgtattatatttattattatcattatttatGTAGGGCTTTCACTTCACAGTCACACACGTTCTCAGTGTTCCAAAATATCCAGACACCTGTTGTGAAAAGTATGAAAGAGTATGTGATGTGTGAGATTTCACTGCAGGGAGGTTTCAACCAAATAGGACTGCGGAACAGGATGAGTGCTATGGAGGGATTGTGCTCCTGTTTGATCCGTAACATTTGCATCACTATTTATTGAACATTTCTACCCCAACCTGTATGCACCTTAGGTACAAGAATTATCTACGACCGGCAGTTCCTGCTGGAGTGCCGCACTTCCCCGCTGGCCAGGACTCCCCCGTACTCTCTCCCTGACATCCCAGGGGTCACCAGCCCACCCTCAAAACACATCATCAATGTAAAGGCCCATAACGGAGAACCACTGAACAACAACATCGCGGCACCTGCTGACAAGAGCGCTGGTAAGAACGTGATCCACTCAGGCAGGACAACTATTTACTTGTATCTTAGATATTACTGTGCCAACACAACAAAAACATAACGGAAAACAGTCATAGGAAATCAATTTGTTTTATGGAAAATGTTGTTTTATGAGATAAAATGTTCAGATTTACTGGAAGCTCAATGTTTGAATAATTTACAGGTTTCAATATTTGCCCTTTATGTATTGCCTGTCAGACTCTTTAAATAGGCTATTATATAGGGTCAGTAGGAAATTAACacatgtgtttttgtttgtgaaGGGGATGATGCACAGTTTGAAATGGACATTTAACTGGTGGTGGAATGAGCATTCTAGAGGGATGTGAAACAACTTCACTTACTACCATGATGCTAAAGAAGAGGCCCAGCCAATCCCCTGTCCAGACTCGCTACAATGTTGTCACCCTGTGTTTACAGATGTGTCCATTAGTTGCTGTGTTAACTTTCAATATCAGTGGTGTTGCTACTGTGAAAACTGTTGCCTTACTCTTGTGAACCCAGCAGCAACAGTGAAAAAGACTGCCCAGAGGAGTGGTGTGGAGCTAAAGATTCAATACAATTGTTTTCATTCTTTAAAATTATTTTGACACTCAAATCACCCTAATCATGGGCTACCCACCCTTCACCTCTCTTCAAATACTGCCTTCAAAAAACGTTACATTTTTACAGATAGTCATACAAAGGAATGTTTTTGTCACCTTTGTTTTGAgacaaaataaatacattttcacaTGGTATGTAAGAAGAAGAAATAAAGCAAAGAAAACATATATTTGGTAGTAGACTTATTTCCTAAAAGGTAACCAGTGTGAATAGAATGTGTATTCCAGAATCACAGGATAGCTTCTGTCAAACCCTCGGGCACTCTCGGTAATCCGGCAAGTGTCATAAGTCTCATGGTAAATGGGTTGCTGACTGCAATACATGTTCCCCTCGGGGAAACCCCTTGGTATCTGACAGAAAAAAACGAATGACCCACAAATGGTTATTCCACTGGTAATATGTAACAGTAAAATAAAAGACGATATCGTTACTATGAGTTATAAATTACAATTCCAGCATTTCCTGAAACATTTCATTTTAAATGTACGTAAAGCCATTAGATAATTTTGCCTCTAGTCAATGTTAAATTTTGCTCAACTCAAAACGCACTACAATGGTTGAACTTGATGTTACTGTTCACATCCATCAGAAGCTATCGGCACCGCGGCTACACATCCACATCCACTTCCATTCTTCTGTGAAGCAAAGCGGTAAATGTCCTGTGTTTGTAGTGTAGCAGGAGTTACATCTGTGGAATTCTTCAGGAAGTTCCCTCCTGCAACTGATAACATTCCAGAACCAACAGCCTGGAAAGCAGTAATCaatacacaccacaatgtccttcCTCTCATCCAAAAGCCACACTGTCTGCATGCAGTAtaagcagtaggcctatatggctGATTTTAGACGGGCAGCACATTTCTGAtcttttttttcactaattggtcttttgaccaatcaaatcAGCTCTGAAACAGGTCTAATGTGAaaggtcaaaagaccaatttagTGTGAAAAAAattctgaattgggctgcctgtctaaaagcAGCCTATGATTCATATTGGCTGTAAATGGAAGAACTTGAACAACAAGACCTATGATTATTTTAAAAGTAGGTtcctgtctttttttttttaaacatccaTTATATGCTTTAGAGGTGATACATTCATGACTTTGTTATTCAATTAAATGGGTGCTTACATATTCTGATAAATCCCAATGTAAATTTGGACATTTAGCCTTTAAGCGACTGATATTACCTGGCTGTGAGACTCTGTCAAACTAGTTATTTAGCAGTAAGTCGGGTATCGAGTCCAGTCAGAACAAAGCAAGAATGACACACCAGAGGGCCCTGCAGACATTTCCCAAATTGGAATCTAGCACTTCATTCTGCCTAGCCTCTAGGAGTGTCAACCAGATGCCCTACTTGCCAAGCAGGAACCAAGGTCTGTTCCTCTGTCAGAATTCAATAATGCACAACATCCTATGCACTGTCAATCAATCTTTTTTTCTCTGTGGGAAGCTGTACCAATAAAAGTAAGGGTTCTATGCATAGGACATTGTGAAACAACATTTAGGATACATAAACAGTGTTGAATCAATATTAGCCCACTAGACTATCTGAACAATGGACTGACCACCAgggttctgtgtgtgtggtggggaacAGAAGGGGGTTGTTCATGAGGGTTCAGTGTGTGAAAATCGACACGTGCTAGAGAAGCTGTGACACCTGGCTCCTTGTCACTATCCTGAAACTGCAGCACTAACGGGAAACCCACTGGGCCAGTTCCCCATGCCCTGCCGTGGTGTCTGAACAAACACTCAAGGGTCCAACCCCAGGTCCCATAATGACCACTGCCATAGGAGGACCCAATGACCATGACAGACTTTTGTCACCCCAACAGATCAGCCTGTTTAAATTGCTTTACTATTGATCAGCATGGATTGTCATGGAGGCAACAGTGGTTATTAATCTGGGCTGAACACTGAGCTTTAGTTATTAGTTAATACGGCTTTGATGATAGCTTTGAATTCAGATTTGACCTCTTGACTCGGATCACACTTTTTCTGGATGTACTTGCATAAATTACATTAACAGCTTAGTTTTGGAACGCAACCTGCCTCTTAGTTGGTGCACGGGTTAAAAATGTATCTGAGGCCAGTGTCTTTCCTTTTGCTAAGAGAGAGACTTAGGATAGGTGTAATTTCAGGGCAGGGGAGTGTGAAGATGTGGAACGACACTTTGCACTTTACCACTCCTCCTGGCCATGCACACAGTAGCTTCACTAACGCCACTCTGTTCTTGTTAGGGGGTCTATATTCCCCCATTCCTCTCACTCTTGCTTCCTGGCACCCCTAAAATAAACTGCTTTTTTCTTTCCACCATTCCCCTCCCCTGACCCATTCCTAGTCATTGCTCTGTTAATTTCCTCCCGATACCCGTTGCTTTGAACACAATCAACTAGGATATTGCTCGGCTGGGCCTTTTTACAAGGGGCACTGATGACGCCCCATAATCTGTGCAGTAATACTATAAAAAGATATGAGGATTTGAGGTGAGGATGGTAAAGCAGTTCACAAGTAACTGGTCTGAAAAGCCATAAACACGCTTGTCTTGATCAGTTCATCATGACAGTTTAAGAACATATTAGGCTTGGTGGGGGCCATCCTATTCTCAAGTACACTGTAAAAAAACAGTTGTATCTACATACAATATTAATATTAGATGTAATGTCCTATGTTTTTGAGTTTTTAAAAAAGTTGTTCGAAATTTACAAAGTACATCCACACAATTAATATCCAAACAAATGTGTTGGATTTACTGATAATATTATTCAATATGAATTGATGTAACACAAATATTTAGTGAACCCAAAATAGAATTTCAAACATTTGAATGTTTAACATTGTTTAGGTTTACCCCTTATTTTTCTTAGCACAAACTACCTCGAGATTTCCGTTCGTTTGTAtaggttaccttcagatgagtacTAGTGATACTTGTGGGGGTCATGGGGCAAAATGAAGAACATCTTCTTGTTCGTGAGAGGCTTCGCTAGTGTTCAAAATAGTTTGTAGGCAAAACTGTTCAGACGTTTTCGTTACAAGaccgatttttgggatgtctcatggtctgacaaacactgctgtagctcggccacgtTCCACCGCGGATGTGGAAGGCCGACAGGGGGAtgtgtagctcggccaccttccaccgcggATGTGGAAGGCCGACAGGGGGATGTGTAGCTCGGCCACGttccaccgcagatgtggaaggcCGACAGGGGGAtgtgtagctcggccaccttccaccgcagatgcggaaggccgacggGGATGTGTAGCTCGGTCACCTTCCACCGCGAATGTGGAAGGCCGACAGGGGGAtgtgtagctcggccaccttccaccgcagatgcggaaggccgacggggatgtgtagctcggccaccttccaccgcagatgcggaaggccgacggggatgtgtagctcggccaccttccaccgcagatgcggaaggccgacggggatgtgtagctcggccaccttccaccgcagatgcggaaggccgacggggatgtgtagctcggccaccttccaccgcagatgcggaaggccgacggggatgtgtagctcggccaccttccaccgcagatgcggaaggccgacggggatgtgtagctcggccaccttccaccgcagatgcggaaggccgacggggatgtgtagctcggccaccttccaccgcagatgcggaaggccgacggggatgtgtagctcggccaccttccaccgcagatgcggaaggccgacggggatgtgtagctcggccaccttccaccgcagatgcggaaggccgacggggatgtgtagctcggccaccttccaccgcagatgcggaaggccgacggggatgtgtagctcggccaccttccaccgcagatgcggaaggccgacggggatgtgtagctcggccaccttccaccgcagatgcggaaggccgacagGGGGATGTGGAGGATTGATTGAGACTtttttatttgttacatttatttaactagtcaagtcagttaagaacaaattcttattttcaatgacagcctacaccagccaaacctggacgacgcttggccaattgtgcgccaccctatgggactcctaatcacggccgAATGTAATACAGACTGGATCCGAACCAgggactgagatgcagtgccttagaccgctgcagcccatgcaaaaaaactaAAGCTTAAACTgaaggattttgatggggattttgttGGTCATGACGCATGGATGCATCAGAGTATTAATCATGCTCCACAACAAGCTGCAATATCTCACTTTTTGAtaaacccgaccaaattcacatagaaatctgAGTTATCAATCTGTCATTCGCATTGAAAGCAAGGATGAGAAGCAGTAGATCCATTCTGTGTGTACTATTTCTATGCCTCCTGTTCCTAAGTTTCCTTTTTGTGTCTATCTTTTGGGTTTTGTACAccggcttcaaacagctgaaaatatattcagtggtttagatggtacaatgattctctacactctgAATGCTTCTTTGTCACAAAATTTGGCAAACTATTAGATTTTTAGCAACCAgaaaatggcagagcgatttctgcatattgcaccttttaaCACTAATATAGAAATGTAAATTTGATTCAAGTTGTATGCATGTTAAGAAAAAAGTCATAAGTCAAAACAATTtcaattacccacaatcctctAAAAACGGAGCCAAGTGGCAAGTTGTTGCAAGAACTTAAAATGATTAAATGGAGCTAAATATTACAATTTTGTAAATTAAATCACTTTGAAAGGACTTGCATTCATTTTTATTAAATATAAGTGGTTATTTTTTTGGTCAATTTAAATTCACCCCAGAATATGTTTTGGGCAGTCAAGAATTCAGGCCAATACAATGCTGAAATGTCCTAGATTTCTCACTTAAGTGGATTAAATCAATAAATGTCACACTTCGATGAACAGAATAAAAtgctttaatatatatattttttcaatgtaCAAAAATATCTTTAATAAATGAGTGACTAAAAAAGTAATCATAACAAGTAAGATACCATTTTGGCAGAATATTCCTTTAAACTTCTTAAATACCAAAACCCTGCCGATATAAATGCGTACAGCCTAAGTATGACCCAAAAAGTGAAGTCTTTCTTCTTGAAATATTCAAATAAATAACAGTACACCTTTTATCATAAAGTAAATACATTGGCTCAATCTAAGGACACATCTAAAATGCAATGCTGTTGTTTCAGATGAGAACACCTGAGATGACTGTATAAGATATAGTAAGTATCAAATAAATGTATCTTCCATGTTACAGACCACAAACAGCCTGAAGTATAAATTGAATCAGATGGACACCTTCAATAAGAGTCATTTCATGACGCACAACATGCCATTCTAAGTGAAGCGTTTTAAATAAGTGGTATTTTTGGTTGCAAGGTGAGGTGACATGGCTGGGGTATCAGTGACAGCCACACTCCTCCACGATCATGTCCTCATGATGCCGTAACACCACGTCTTCATCACCATAGTACAGCATGGACAGCGGGCTGAGGCGCGTGGGCACGCAGGAGGTGCACCCCACACGATCCGGATGGTACAGTCTCAACAGGCTCTGAAAAAGAAAATAAGCATATTTTATGGAAAGCTGCACTGAGCATATATGCATAGGAACTTAAACCAAATGGAAACGTTTAGGTATGTTTTTGTTTTCATATCTTACCTTCATGTATGCGTGGTTGGTGGGACTGAAGGATTCATCCACCGGAGTAGGGCACTCGCCCTCGCAACGGAACGCGTTGTAGCGCTTTGGATACACAATCCACTCGTTCCAGCCGATCTGGTCGAAATCTACCCACATGTCCACCTTCCGACATAGTAGGCGTTGGACGGATTCAGCCAGTGACCCAGTACCATTCGCTGCAATTCCGCCGGCTATCCGCACTCTCTCCATTCGGTTTCTCTTGTGGCGTCGCCCTTGAGCTTCACCGCTGACTTGGTCCAAAATTGCGTATTTGGAGTGCTCCACAGTACGGATGAGAGTGTGTGCGCTCTCGCCATCCCGAGGCAGGTTGTGCTTGGAGAAGACAACCATCATAACCCGTTCGGCTGTCGGATGGTGAACCTTCCTTCGCCTGTGCGTAAAATGCTTAATGTATGGCATGTCGATCTCTCCATCTACCCCACTCCCGTGATCTTCCTCCATCACATCTCCAACTCTTGCTTCTTGACTCTCCGTCACTGCGTCTCCCTGGTGCAACCAATATTTGAGCAGAGTTGTTACATTGAAAACGTTCAATGGAGACTTGGTGTCACTGGGCGATGCGCCAAAGCTGCCCAAGAGAAGGCGCTTGTCGCTGCACATTTCAGTGTCAGACTCGCAGTCCTGCTTTCGCGAGTGATAAATGTCCAATGTGACGCGCTTGGAGGCGGAGAAAGCTGGTAGTCTGACCCGAAGCTCTGACAGCTGGACATCGTCAGTCGCAGAGATGGAGGACATGTCGAAAGTGACGGTCCATTTCTCACCCACTTGATGGCAACCTGGAAGAAACGAACAAAATCAGCAAACCAGCTGAATACTGTCAGTGTACCATCAACAAAACGTACGTACACGTCACCACAAACTAGCAAACCACTAGGCCTAGCCTACTAGACAAATGTCAAAGCTTTGGAGGGAGTGGGAGGAGAGGGCAGCAGAGGGTGAGAGCAGGATGTGTATTGAACCCCCTTTTGTAGAGCTGTCTGAGGGGCTAATACACACACCCGCTCACATAAAAAAACCTTTAAAGTCGAATAAGCATTGTGACACTTCTGGGTTGTAAAGAGGGAAGATCTGATAAACGCAGATAACACACCCTGCAACCAAAGTGGCTGGCAGTGATGGAGAGGACATGTGTGAAGAGATCTAACCTGGCTCGGACGCTTGCTTGAACTACAGGTCTTAACACATTATCGTAAACTACAATACACACGTCAAACTACGTATTATTGGTCCAAAAAGTGACAAGTTTAAGACGTGTAAAACTGAACGGCCAGTT
This window of the Salvelinus fontinalis isolate EN_2023a chromosome 28, ASM2944872v1, whole genome shotgun sequence genome carries:
- the LOC129826375 gene encoding eukaryotic translation initiation factor 4E-binding protein 2-like, whose amino-acid sequence is MSSGCQKTTTSKSIPTRWVTINDAAHMPHDYSTTPGGTPFSITPEGTRIIYDRQFLLECRTSPLARTPPYSLPDIPGVTSPPSKHIINVKAHNGEPLNNNIAAPADKSAGDDAQFEMDI
- the LOC129826377 gene encoding nodal homolog 2-A-like, giving the protein MEGLAWLVLCALLICFFRLGSSGKLSHHSRHHKSAPESSLGNQNSYHSNRYPLYMMQLYRSFKAADSSQSTAVNAVSAADDSHLLRHSDSVISLIAKGCHQVGEKWTVTFDMSSISATDDVQLSELRVRLPAFSASKRVTLDIYHSRKQDCESDTEMCSDKRLLLGSFGASPSDTKSPLNVFNVTTLLKYWLHQGDAVTESQEARVGDVMEEDHGSGVDGEIDMPYIKHFTHRRRKVHHPTAERVMMVVFSKHNLPRDGESAHTLIRTVEHSKYAILDQVSGEAQGRRHKRNRMERVRIAGGIAANGTGSLAESVQRLLCRKVDMWVDFDQIGWNEWIVYPKRYNAFRCEGECPTPVDESFSPTNHAYMKSLLRLYHPDRVGCTSCVPTRLSPLSMLYYGDEDVVLRHHEDMIVEECGCH